The genomic DNA CGCAAGAAAGGTCAGACCGCCAAGAGTCAGGATGTGAATACGGCGATCATTCTCCTGTCGGTATTCATGTTCATGCTCTTTGGCGCCTCATTTCTAGGGGATGTGGTGTTTGATCTTTTCCATCAGACGTTTCAGGAGTATATGCTCATGGACCTTACCGAGAAGAGCATCCGTGTAATCACCCTCGATATAATGAAAGAACTCGCCTTGCTTCTCGGACCCATCATGCTCGTCGCGTTGATTGCCGGACTGGTGGCCAACTATATCCAGGTGGGGGTGATGTTCACGGTAGAGCCGATCCAGCCAAAATTGGAAAAGATCGATCCGATCAAAGGATTTAAACGGATCTTTTCCCTGAGGGCGATTGTTGAGCTCGTGAAATCCATCCTTAAGATCGGATTCGTTGGAACCATCACATTCGTGGTCCTTTGGATCAATATTGATAAGGTATTGAGCCTCTCCTTTAAATCAGTGGGTGATTCCTTGCTGACCATGGGGAAGCTTACCGTCCAGATGGGCATCGCAGCCTCGATTGCACTTCTGTTCCTCTCCCTCTTTGATTTCCTCTATCAGAGATATGACTTTGAGAAGAATATTAGGATGTCGAAGCAGGATCTGAAGGATGAACATAAAAACATTGAAGGCGATCCGCTGATCAAATCGAAGATCAAACAAAGACAGCGGGAGATGGCCATGAGGAGGATGATGCAGGAGGTTCCCCAGGCGGACGTCATCATCACGAATCCAACGCATTTTGCCATCGCCCTTAAATATGATGAAAAGAAGATGGATGCGCCGTACGTTGTGGCAAAGGGTGTCGACTTCCTTGCACAAAAAATCAAATTCATCGCAAGTGAGCATGGTGTTGTCACCATTGAAAACCGACCGCTGGCAAGAGCCCTCTATGATGCAGCAGATATAGGGGATGCCGTCCCGGAAGAATTTTTCAAAGCTGTGGCAGAAATCCTTGCCTACGTATACAGAACCAAAAAATCACATGCCATACATAGGGAGTGAGTAATATGCCAGCAAGAGATCTATCCGTTTTAGCGAGTGTCATCTTGATCGTCGCCATGCTGATCATCCCGTTTCCGGGGTGGCTGCTGAGTGTGTTGATCATCATTAATATATCACTTGCCCTCCTTGTGCTCCTTATCTCCATGAATATGAATGAACCATTGCAATTCTCGATATTTCCGTCGCTCCTGTTGCTGCTGACGCTATTCAGACTTGGTCTAAATGTTTCCACAACGAGGTCGATCCTTAGTAAAGGGGAAGCAGGGGGCGTTGTGGAAACATTTGGAACATTCGTAGTCGGAGGAAACGTCCTCGTCGGGCTCGTAGTATTCGTCATCTTGATCGTGATCCAATTCATCGTCATCACGAAGGGGTCAGAGCGTGTATCAGAAGTGGCCGCCCGGTTTACCCTTGATGCGATGCCCGGGAAACAGATGAGCATCGATGCCGACCTGAATGCTGGGATGATCTCGGAACAGGATGCCCGCACACGCCGTGAAAAAGTCGGAAGAGAAGCCGACTTCTACGGTGCGATGGACGGGGCATCGAAGTTCGTTAAAGGGGATGCCATCGCCGGGATCGTCATCGTCATGATCAATCTGATCATGGGGATCATCATCGGGATGACCCAGATGGGCCTTCCCATCGCAGAGGCTGCTACAAAATTTTCACTTTTGACCGTCGGTGATGGGATCGTAAGTCAGATCCCGGCCCTATTGATTTCAACGGCAACAGGGATCGTCGTCACCCGTGCTGCCTCTGAAGGGAACCTAGGGCAGGATATCATGAATCAGCTCCTCGCTTATCCCGTCATGCTCTATGTGGCGGCATCGACGATCTTTTTACTTGGTGTGTTCACACCGATTTCATTCCTCGTTACCGTGCCGATCGCAGCTGCCCTTGCCCTTGGCGGCTACATGGTATCCAGGACGCCGAAGCAGGATGAAGCAGATGTGATGGAGATGGAAGAAGAATTGGAACATGAGGAAATGAAAAGTCCTGAAAGTGTCGTGAACCTGTTGAATGTAGATCCAATCGAATTCGAATTCGGGTACGGGCTCATTCCCCTTGCAGATTCCAATCAGGGAGGGGACCTTCTTGACCGGATCGTCATGATCAGAAGGCAGCTTGCCATCGAAATGGGTCTCGTGATTCCGGTTGTGAGGATCAGGGATAATATTCAACTGCAGCCGAATGAGTACCGTCTGAAAATCAAAGGCAACGAAATGGCGAAGGGTGAGCTGCTCCTTGATCACTATCTCGCCATGAGTCCGGGGATCGACGATGGATCGGTGGAAGGAATCGATACGATCGAACCATCATTCGGACTCCCGGCAAAATGGATCTCAGAAGAAATGAAGGAACAGGCCGAAATCTTCGGTTATACAGTGGTCGACCCGCCTTCTGTCGTATCCACTCATTTGACGGAAATCATTAAAACCCACGCGCATGACCTACTTGGAAGGCAGGAAACGAAGCAGTTGATCGATCATCTGAAGGAATCGTATCCGATCCTGGTGGAGGAAGTGACGCCGAATCCACTTTCCATAGGTGAAATACAAAAAGTACTGGCGAAATTATTGAAAGAGCATGTTTCAATCAGGAATCTTCCGGTGATTTTCGAAACCCTCGCCGACTATGGAAAAATGAGCTCCGATACCGACCTGTTGGCAGAGTACGTAAGACAAGCCCTAGCAAGACAGATCACCAGCCAGTACGCAGGAGATGAAGCCATGCTTAAGGTTGTGACCGTATCAGGCAAGGTGGAGAAGAAAATTGCCGATAGTATACAACAGACAGAGCATGGAAACTTCCTGTCCCTTGATCCCGGTGACTCACAGGAGATTCTTGAAAGCGTGGCGTCACAGGTCGAACAGGTTTCCCTCATGGAAGAATCACCGGTCATCCTCTGCTCTCCTGCTGTCCGCATGTACGTCAGGCAGATGACCGAGCGCTACTTCCCGCAGGTTCCGATCCTTTCTTATAATGAGCTCGAAGCAAACGTTGAAGTACAAAGTCTAGGGGTGGTGAATATTTCATGATGGTCAAAAAATACAGAGCCGACTCAATGAACGACGCCATGGCGAAGGTTCGGAAGGATCTTGGTTCAGATGCAGTGATTCTCCATTCGAAACAGATCCAAACGGGAGGCATACTCGGCTTCTTCAAAAAAAGGGGCGTGGAGGTCATCGCTGCTCTCGATCCGGATCACTCGGAGGAGGAGGCTCCCGTGAAAGTGGAAAGGGTCCAAGATCCCGCCCCCCAGCCTGCAATCAATCAGCAGCTCGGTGAACTGAAAGGCATGATCGCCGCATTATCTACGTCGATGACGGATCATTTCCCTTCTCCCGTATCGGATATCCTGGATTCTTTTAAAAAACAGGGGGTGAAGGAAGAATACCTGTTGGAACTTGGAAACCGGCTTCAGCGGCTTCCGGAAGAAACCTACATCGAAAGCACAGTAGCCTACCTTACCGAGCGCTTGGAGAGTGTTGCTATGGGTGGGATGACCTTTTCTCATAAGTATATCAATCTCATGGGACCGACCGGGGTAGGAAAGACCACGACCCTTGCGAAACTGGCGGCTGAAGCCGTGATCGAGAAAAGAAAAAAAGTGGCCTTCCTGACGACGGATACATACCGGATCGCTGCGATCGAACAGTTAAAAACCTATGCATCCCTTCTGAACGTACCGGTTGAAGTAATCTATAAGGCGGAAGATTACAGGGCGGCAATGGAGAAATTTAGGGACTGCGATCATATTTTTATCGACACGGCGGGCCGTAACTACCGGGAAGAACATTACGTGACGGAACTCAATAACCTGATTGACTTCAGTACCGATATGGAGTCCTACCTCGTTCTCTCCCTTACCAGTAAGGAAGAAGATATGAAAGAGATCGCTACTGCGTTCTCGTCTATGAAGATCGACCGCTTCATATTCACCAAACTTGATGAAACTTCAAGCATGGGATCGATTTTCAACCTCATCCTTGAGACGGGAATCGGTGCCGCGTACGTGACAACAGGTCAGGATGTGCCGGAAGACATCGAACCACTCGGGGCCGGGGACATTGCCCGGCTGATGATGAAAGGGATCCGACCATGAATGATCAGGCACATAAACTCAGACAAAGGATGAATGAAAGTGCAAGGACGTATGCTGTCGTGAGCGGTAAAGGTGGAGTCGGGAAGTCGAATATCACGACGAACCTGGCCATCCTTCTGGGGAAAAGGGGGAAACGGGTCCTGCTGTTCGATATGGATATCGGAATGGGGAATGTGCATCTTCTCCTGGGAAGCCACAGGAAATACTCCGTGATGGATTATATCGAGGATGGGAATAAGACGATTCACGACGTGGTATGCAAAGACGTGCACGGTATCTCCTATATATCCGGGGGCAACGGATTGAAGGACTTGGTGGAATGGCACGGCGAACGGATGGACCGCTTTTTTGAAGGGCTCAAAGAGCTCATGAGGCACTATGATTATATTTTATTCGATATGGGCGCCGGGGCTACGAGTGCGTCCATCGAGTTCCTGCTGTCAGTCGATGAGATCATTGCCGTGACCACACCTGAACCCACGGCCATGACCGACGTATATTCCATGATGAAGTATATTTTCCTGAGAGACCGCTCAAGGGAGATTTCGATATTATGCAATCGGGCTTCGACGAAACGAGAGGGAAGGGAAACGCTCATCAGGCTTAAACACACGGTAGGAAAATTCCTTTTAAAAGAGGTAACGGACCTCGGCTTCCTCCCTGAAGATCCGACTGTGCGAAAAGCTGTGGTGAATCAGGTGCCCCTGGTCATCGGATATCCTGCTTCAGCAGTATCAAGAAGTCTCAAGGACGTGCTGGATGTCCTGATTCCGACGGGGGTAAAGGTGAAGAAATCATCCTTTATAGAAGGCTTCCGAACGTTTTTCAAAGGGGTTGATGCAGTTGATTAAGGTGCTGGTGGTGGATGATTCTGCGTTCATGAGGAAGCTGATCAGCGACTACCTCAGGTCCGAGGCTTTGATTGAAGTCATCGGTACCGCGCGCAACGGGGAGGATGCCGTCAAGAAAATCAAACGGCTGAGACCGGATGTCGTGACATTGGATATCGAAATGCCCGTCATGAACGGTCTTGAAGCACTCAAGGTCATCATGGATGAGCACCCTGTCCCCGTCGTGATGCTCTCCTCGACAACCAAAGAAGGCGCTGATGAAACGGTGAAAGCCATGAGCATCGGAGCTGTCGACTTCCTTGCCAAGCCTTCAGGGACGATTTCCCTTGATTTGTACAAAGTCCAATCCGATATAGTTAGAAAGGTCATTGAAGCGAGCAAGGTGAACATGGGGAAAATGGTTTTCGATCAGAAGCGTTTCATGCCGGTTGAAGTGCCGAAGATGAATGGGCTGGCTGATGGGGACGCCCTGATTGCCATCGGAACCTCGACGGGGGGCCGCGGGCTCTCCAAAAGGTGCTCGCGGAACTCCCGCGTTCCATCCCCGCTCCCATCGTCATTGTGCAGCATATGCCCCCGGGTTTACGAAATCTCTTGCTGCAAGGCTCGATGGCCTGAGTGACATTACCATTAAGGAAGCGGAGCAAGGAGAGAAGTTGCAGAAGGGGACGGCGTATATCGCACCGGGCGGTGAACATTTGAAAATCGTGTCGAAAGGGGACGGTCTATTCGCCCAGCTTGATAGGGGAGAGCCCGTAAATGGGCACCGCCCTTCCGTTGATGTATTATTTGCATCCATCGCCGACCTTGGCCATCAGAACACCATCGCGGTCATTATGACGGGCATGGGCTCTGATGGAACGAAGGGACTTGCCTCCTTGAAAGGAAAGGGCAGGGTGAGGGTCATCGCCGAAGCGGAAGAAACCTGCATCGTGTATGGAATGCCTAAGGCCGCCGTGGCCGGAGGATATGTGGATCGATCGGTGGAACTGGGAGAGATTTCTCAGTCCATCCTGAATTATTTGAGGTAAGGGAGTGTAAAGCTGATGGAGATGAGTCAATACCTGGAAATATTTATAGAAGAAAGCAAAGAAAACCTTCAGGCGTGCAATGAACAGCTGCTGGCACTGGAGAAGCATCCGAATGATCTTTCGATTGTCAATGAGATCTTCCGCGCAGCTCATACACTTAAGGGAATGGCTGCAACGATGGGGTACGACGATCTAGCGAATCTCACTCATAAGATGGAAAACGTCCTGGACGGAATCAGGAACGGTGTGCTGGCCGTGACACCCGGGATTTTGGATGTCGTGTTTCAGGCCGTGGACGATCTGGAAGCAATGGTATTCTCCATTGCCGATGGCGGCGACGGCAAGCGGGATGTGTCAGATGTAGTCCGTTTATTGCAACAGATCGAGAGTGGAGATGCCCCAGGGACAGCAGCGGAACAGGAAGTGGCTGCAACGGCAACGGCCCTTCCCTCACGACTTACATATGAAGCGTACGAACAGACCGTGATCGAGGAAGCGATCGAACAAGGCTTCAAATGCTTTGAAATCTCGGTTTCCCTTAGGGAAGACTGCCTCCTGAAGGCCGCGCGTGTATATATGGTATTCGAACTCCTTGAGAAAGACGGGGAAGTAATCAAGTCGGATCCTCCAGTAGATCAGCTGGAAGAAGAACGGTTTGATCGGGATTTCACGGTTTCGATCCTTACAATGGAATCGGCTGAAAGCATGGCCGGTAAAGTAGAGAGCGTTTCCGAGATTGACCGGGTGAGCATTTCTCCTATTGAGACGGGAACCTTCCGCAGTTCAGAAGACACCTTCACGGAGCCTTCTCCTGAGAAAATTCAGCACGAGATTGTGGAGGAGTCAACTCCCCGGTTGAAGGAAGAGAATGCAGAAAACGTGAAGAAGGCTGCCCCTTCCTCAAAGACCATCAGGGTCAACATCGACAGGCTCGATATTCTGATGAATCTATTCGAGGAACTGGTCATCGACCGGGGAAGACTTGAGGAGATTTCCAAACAATTCGATAATCCGGAACTGAATGAAACGGTTGAACGGATGACCAGGATCTCAGGCGACTTGCAATCCATCATCCTGAACATGAGGATGGTACCGGTGGAGACGGTATTCAACCGATTCCCCCGTATGGTACGTCAGCTCGCCAAGGATCTAGACAAGCAGATCGAACTGAAAATCGAAGGGGCTGAGACGGAGCTGGACCGCACCGTCATCGATGAAATCGGTGACCCGCTCGTCCACTTGATCCGGAATGCCATTGATCACGGCATCGAGACCCCGGAAGTCAGAACGAAGCACGGAAAAGAGCCTTTTGGAACAGTCAAACTGAAAGCCTATCATAGCGGCAACCATGTGTTCATCGAACTGGAAGACGACGGGGCAGGAATCAATAAAGAAAAAGTCCTTCAAAAAGCCATTGATAAAGGCATTGTCTCCTCGGATCAGGCTCTGACGCTTTCTGACCGACAAATCTATGAGCTGATCCTTTCGTCAGGATTCTCAACAGCGGAAAAGCTATCGGATATTTCCGGGCGTGGAGTAGGATTGGATGTTGTGAGATCTACGATCGAATCGCTTGGAGGTTCCATCACGATTGATTCGACTGTCGGAGAGGGATCAAGATTTTCGATCCAGTTGCCCCTTACACTGTCCATCATCGCCGTCATGCTCGTCGATGTGAAGTCCGAAAAATATGCCATTCCTCTGTCGTCCATAATCGAAACGGCCATCATCAAAAAGGAAGATGTCCTCCACGCGCACAATCAAAAGGTGATCGATTTCAGGGGCAAGGTCGTTCCGCTACTTTTCCTGGAAGAAGTATTCGAAGTCCCTTCTGAAGGGGATGAAGCCGATCAATATTCGATCGTACTCGTGCGAAAAGGCGAGAAGACGGCGGCACTGGTCGTCGATTCATTCATCGGGCAGCAGGAGGTCGTCCTGAAATCCCTTGGACATTATCTCAACGATATCTTCGCGATTTCCGGTGCCACCATTCTCGGAGATGGGCAAGTGGCTTTGATCATCGATTGCAACGCATTAATCCATTAAGGAGGTCTGCTCTATGACCGAGGTCATGACAGAACAAACCAAACTGATCGTGTTTCAGCTTCATGATAAGGAATATGCTTTGGAAGTGGAAAATGTCCGCTCCATTGAAAAGTTGGAGCACATCACCCGGGTACCGAAAACACCGGAATATGTAAAGGGCGTCATC from Rossellomorea marisflavi includes the following:
- the flhB gene encoding flagellar biosynthesis protein FlhB gives rise to the protein MKQLKLDLQFFSGEKTEKATPKKRDDARKKGQTAKSQDVNTAIILLSVFMFMLFGASFLGDVVFDLFHQTFQEYMLMDLTEKSIRVITLDIMKELALLLGPIMLVALIAGLVANYIQVGVMFTVEPIQPKLEKIDPIKGFKRIFSLRAIVELVKSILKIGFVGTITFVVLWINIDKVLSLSFKSVGDSLLTMGKLTVQMGIAASIALLFLSLFDFLYQRYDFEKNIRMSKQDLKDEHKNIEGDPLIKSKIKQRQREMAMRRMMQEVPQADVIITNPTHFAIALKYDEKKMDAPYVVAKGVDFLAQKIKFIASEHGVVTIENRPLARALYDAADIGDAVPEEFFKAVAEILAYVYRTKKSHAIHRE
- the flhA gene encoding flagellar biosynthesis protein FlhA, whose translation is MPARDLSVLASVILIVAMLIIPFPGWLLSVLIIINISLALLVLLISMNMNEPLQFSIFPSLLLLLTLFRLGLNVSTTRSILSKGEAGGVVETFGTFVVGGNVLVGLVVFVILIVIQFIVITKGSERVSEVAARFTLDAMPGKQMSIDADLNAGMISEQDARTRREKVGREADFYGAMDGASKFVKGDAIAGIVIVMINLIMGIIIGMTQMGLPIAEAATKFSLLTVGDGIVSQIPALLISTATGIVVTRAASEGNLGQDIMNQLLAYPVMLYVAASTIFLLGVFTPISFLVTVPIAAALALGGYMVSRTPKQDEADVMEMEEELEHEEMKSPESVVNLLNVDPIEFEFGYGLIPLADSNQGGDLLDRIVMIRRQLAIEMGLVIPVVRIRDNIQLQPNEYRLKIKGNEMAKGELLLDHYLAMSPGIDDGSVEGIDTIEPSFGLPAKWISEEMKEQAEIFGYTVVDPPSVVSTHLTEIIKTHAHDLLGRQETKQLIDHLKESYPILVEEVTPNPLSIGEIQKVLAKLLKEHVSIRNLPVIFETLADYGKMSSDTDLLAEYVRQALARQITSQYAGDEAMLKVVTVSGKVEKKIADSIQQTEHGNFLSLDPGDSQEILESVASQVEQVSLMEESPVILCSPAVRMYVRQMTERYFPQVPILSYNELEANVEVQSLGVVNIS
- the flhF gene encoding flagellar biosynthesis protein FlhF, translating into MMVKKYRADSMNDAMAKVRKDLGSDAVILHSKQIQTGGILGFFKKRGVEVIAALDPDHSEEEAPVKVERVQDPAPQPAINQQLGELKGMIAALSTSMTDHFPSPVSDILDSFKKQGVKEEYLLELGNRLQRLPEETYIESTVAYLTERLESVAMGGMTFSHKYINLMGPTGVGKTTTLAKLAAEAVIEKRKKVAFLTTDTYRIAAIEQLKTYASLLNVPVEVIYKAEDYRAAMEKFRDCDHIFIDTAGRNYREEHYVTELNNLIDFSTDMESYLVLSLTSKEEDMKEIATAFSSMKIDRFIFTKLDETSSMGSIFNLILETGIGAAYVTTGQDVPEDIEPLGAGDIARLMMKGIRP
- a CDS encoding MinD/ParA family protein, which codes for MNDQAHKLRQRMNESARTYAVVSGKGGVGKSNITTNLAILLGKRGKRVLLFDMDIGMGNVHLLLGSHRKYSVMDYIEDGNKTIHDVVCKDVHGISYISGGNGLKDLVEWHGERMDRFFEGLKELMRHYDYILFDMGAGATSASIEFLLSVDEIIAVTTPEPTAMTDVYSMMKYIFLRDRSREISILCNRASTKREGRETLIRLKHTVGKFLLKEVTDLGFLPEDPTVRKAVVNQVPLVIGYPASAVSRSLKDVLDVLIPTGVKVKKSSFIEGFRTFFKGVDAVD
- a CDS encoding chemotaxis protein CheA translates to MEMSQYLEIFIEESKENLQACNEQLLALEKHPNDLSIVNEIFRAAHTLKGMAATMGYDDLANLTHKMENVLDGIRNGVLAVTPGILDVVFQAVDDLEAMVFSIADGGDGKRDVSDVVRLLQQIESGDAPGTAAEQEVAATATALPSRLTYEAYEQTVIEEAIEQGFKCFEISVSLREDCLLKAARVYMVFELLEKDGEVIKSDPPVDQLEEERFDRDFTVSILTMESAESMAGKVESVSEIDRVSISPIETGTFRSSEDTFTEPSPEKIQHEIVEESTPRLKEENAENVKKAAPSSKTIRVNIDRLDILMNLFEELVIDRGRLEEISKQFDNPELNETVERMTRISGDLQSIILNMRMVPVETVFNRFPRMVRQLAKDLDKQIELKIEGAETELDRTVIDEIGDPLVHLIRNAIDHGIETPEVRTKHGKEPFGTVKLKAYHSGNHVFIELEDDGAGINKEKVLQKAIDKGIVSSDQALTLSDRQIYELILSSGFSTAEKLSDISGRGVGLDVVRSTIESLGGSITIDSTVGEGSRFSIQLPLTLSIIAVMLVDVKSEKYAIPLSSIIETAIIKKEDVLHAHNQKVIDFRGKVVPLLFLEEVFEVPSEGDEADQYSIVLVRKGEKTAALVVDSFIGQQEVVLKSLGHYLNDIFAISGATILGDGQVALIIDCNALIH